The following are from one region of the Marinomonas sp. CT5 genome:
- a CDS encoding MJ1255/VC2487 family glycosyltransferase, with amino-acid sequence MKILYGVQGTGNGHITRARAMAVEMHAAGVEVDFVFSGRPAEEYFDMAIFGHYRTFQGLSFAARNGQLDLFATCKNANFFKLYRDIRSVDTRSYDLVITDFEPIVAWAAKLQGVACVGFGHQYAFKYDIPRYKKNLVAQWIMSNFAPAAIQLGAHWHHFGYPILPPLIHTQPLQNISYSDQVLVYLPFENSEEVLDWLEAVPNYHFRFHCKDIEPGVYGNVEVFPFGRELFQKNLSECESVLCNAGFELNSEALQLGRRILAKPLRGQIEQHSNAIALEFLGVAKTTDVLSSQVIQEWLETSRVFQISYPNVARAVVAWLQSNNETSVADLCESLWKQTPNIPGIDFTFKQDALILNAKNITAY; translated from the coding sequence ATGAAAATATTGTACGGTGTCCAAGGAACGGGTAATGGACATATAACCAGAGCAAGAGCCATGGCTGTGGAAATGCATGCGGCTGGAGTTGAGGTTGATTTTGTGTTTTCAGGTCGGCCAGCAGAAGAGTATTTTGATATGGCAATATTCGGGCACTATCGTACTTTTCAAGGTTTGAGTTTTGCTGCTCGCAATGGGCAATTGGATTTATTTGCAACCTGTAAAAACGCTAATTTTTTCAAGTTGTATCGGGATATTCGTTCGGTTGATACTCGTAGCTATGATTTGGTGATTACTGACTTTGAACCGATTGTTGCTTGGGCGGCGAAACTCCAAGGTGTTGCTTGCGTAGGATTTGGCCATCAGTATGCTTTTAAATATGATATTCCACGTTATAAAAAGAATCTTGTTGCGCAGTGGATCATGTCTAATTTTGCTCCAGCGGCAATTCAGTTAGGTGCCCATTGGCATCATTTTGGTTACCCTATTTTGCCACCTCTTATTCACACCCAGCCTCTACAAAATATTTCGTACTCGGATCAAGTGTTGGTGTACCTACCTTTTGAAAACAGTGAAGAAGTTTTAGATTGGCTTGAGGCGGTTCCAAATTATCATTTTCGTTTTCATTGTAAGGATATTGAGCCTGGGGTGTATGGTAATGTAGAGGTTTTTCCCTTTGGACGAGAATTGTTTCAAAAGAATTTAAGTGAATGTGAGTCGGTACTTTGCAATGCTGGTTTTGAGCTCAACTCAGAAGCGTTGCAGCTCGGCCGACGTATTCTTGCAAAACCATTAAGAGGCCAAATTGAGCAGCATTCCAATGCTATCGCGTTAGAGTTTTTAGGGGTTGCGAAAACAACGGATGTATTAAGTTCTCAGGTTATTCAAGAATGGTTGGAAACCAGCAGAGTGTTTCAAATATCCTATCCTAATGTGGCTCGTGCGGTTGTGGCTTGGTTGCAATCTAATAATGAAACCAGTGTCGCAGATTTGTGTGAGT
- a CDS encoding phosphatase PAP2 family protein — MNILQNIHAVDVHTFSWCMARKHRVTLTRIGRAVSFSADGPLYAFLALLLWFAGEATLMLVLVLGFLVERILYLVLKRGFKRNRPADALDNFNSFIIPSDQFSFPSGHTSGAFFMAYCLSEWFPSMNMILYFWAANVGLSRIFLGVHFPTDTVIGALLGTSCAALAIGILI, encoded by the coding sequence ATGAATATCCTTCAAAATATCCACGCAGTAGATGTACACACTTTTTCTTGGTGCATGGCTCGTAAGCATCGAGTCACATTAACTCGTATTGGGAGAGCGGTTTCTTTCTCAGCAGATGGCCCATTATATGCCTTTTTAGCGCTTCTGCTTTGGTTCGCTGGAGAAGCGACTTTGATGTTGGTTTTAGTATTAGGCTTTTTAGTAGAACGAATTTTATATCTGGTTTTAAAACGAGGTTTTAAACGTAACCGCCCAGCGGATGCATTAGATAATTTTAATAGTTTTATTATTCCTTCAGATCAGTTTTCTTTTCCTTCTGGTCATACGTCGGGTGCATTCTTTATGGCTTATTGTTTGTCTGAATGGTTTCCCAGTATGAATATGATTTTGTATTTTTGGGCTGCGAATGTAGGGCTTTCTCGCATTTTTCTTGGCGTTCATTTTCCTACAGACACTGTTATTGGTGCTTTATTGGGAACATCTTGTGCAGCTCTAGCAATAGGGATTTTGATATGA